A region of the Sulfuricurvum kujiense DSM 16994 genome:
TGTGAGTCTGGCATAGAGATCTCTTCCCTGTCGTCCCCATGAATCAAAGAGATGAGGAGAGCCCCATGCTTGTCCAATCGTTCTGATCCCATACTTCTGCATCTTTTTGGAAAACGCTCTTCCTACTCCGGGGAATTCATCGATGGCAATATCGTTCACGAATGCTTTAATATCCTCTTTGTGCACCACTTTGGTTCCATAAGGCTTTGCGGTACCGGTAGCAAGCTTGGCTATCCATTTGGCAGGACTCGCACCTATAGAGACGGGGAGTTTGAACTTCATGGTGATATCACTTTGGAGCTGTTTGATGAATGCATCCGTCTCATCATCTTCAATCCATCCTCGAAGATCTCCAAATATCTCATCAATGCTGTATTGCTCCATAACAGGCACAAGAGTATGCAGATATTCCATCAGCTCATGACTCATCGTGTGATAGAGCAGATGATTGGGAGGGAGGAGGGTGATATCGGGACACTTCTGTAATGCTTCATAAATAGTCATCCCTGTCTTCACCCCAAATTGGCGTGCCTCATAACTGGCAGTGGTAACGATCCCCCGTATCTTCTCCCCATCTTTGAAATACTTAGAGTGATCATGTTCGCTATGAAAGAGTGAGGGGACAAACGCACCGGAATTAAGAGCAACGAGCTTTTTGGCATGAGAGGGTTTACGATCAAAGATAAACGGATCACCCCGTCCTCCCACGGCAATTTTTTTACCGATCAAGGAGGGGTTCATCACCCTCTCGCATGAACAAAAGAAAGTATCGAGATCTAAATGGATTATCATAGTGCGAAGGATATTTCAATTTGCCACAATATGGACGATTTATTGCAAAACGTCATAGACTGGTACTTATGAAAAAATATCTTGAAACCAACGAATTGGCAGCACTCTTTTTTCTCCACTACTTCAAGTACACCCGCTATGCCTTTAAAAAGCAAAAGAGCGAAGAAGACATTGCCTCCATCCATGCCCACAGAGAACTGATGCGTCTCTTTGGCAGGTTGCATAACGCCAAGGCGAGGGTAGGGGGGCAAAGTGTGGTCGATATGATTGCAGAGCTGATCTCATCCTCCAACAACCCCTTTGTTCAAAGGGTATCGAGTGTGATGGAAGAGAGTATTGCCTTTATTTACGATCATGTACTCCTTGATGAGAGGGAACCCCCTTTGCTTGAGCGATATGCATGATAAAACGTCTATTTAAAAAACTGTTCGGTAGTCGCAGCAAACACTATAAAGAGTACCACATCACCAACCTCGCATTTGGATGCATAGAGTAGGGGAGGGGGCAATGGCTACAATTGATGAATTTCGAGAGGAAGTGATTGAAACACTGTGCGAACTGGCTGGATGCAGTGAAGACGATGCCCAAGCCATAGCAGAGGAAAAACTCTCCGATATCGAATACGGCCATAAATACCGTCTTAGCCCAGCCATTATCGCGGGGTCTATTTTGGGAATAAACGATTGCTGTGTCCCAAACCGACCCCAAAAGAACTGAGCTTTGCAAAATCGCTATAGTAGTGACCTATAGAGCACAAACAACCCTTGAAGCTTCCAATATATCCTCTCGTGAGCATTTTTTAGCCTCCTTAGAGCGATGAACGAATAATAAACAACTCTGTGTTGCAATAAAACGGTTCTGAGCCTTAGAGGTGTGTTATCATTGCGCTAATGAAACATCCATAAGAGAGGAAGACCATGCAGCAACCTTTTATGGCGTACGAAAACGATACGGACGGATTCACCACCGGCAATCTCCTTATTCAAAACGGTACCGACACCATCAGAGTTGAAGGTACCCTCGAAATTACCAAAGACCGCCAAGGGCTCGAAGCGGCACTCAAACTCAAACGGGCTGTCGATGCTGCCATCGATGCGCTCAAACGTGACCGCAATCTCCCAGATAGCATTCGAGACTAAGGTGAGAACAGCTTATGGAAGAGATAGAACTTCATCCCCGGATTAAAACCGAAGCGGCCAAAGGGCGTACCTATGGCGAATGTGTCATGGATGAGATGATGAGTATTCGTATGATTGACGGAGAGTTTAGCACTACCTTGCACATCAAGGAGAAGCCCAAACGGCTAGGTCGTGAAGATGCCTTGATCTATTACACTCAAAAACTGCGCGGCGTGTGGGAAAATATCCTGGAGTAGGGTAGGGTGTTAAAAGGCTATTTTTCCAATGCTCTTTCGGTAATTGCCACTCCTGTTTCACACTCATAATAACCGACATGGGTAGCAGAGCGATAGAAGATCGCGTATTGCTCTTCTGCTTTAGCTAATTCTATCGCCTCTTCAAACGTGATCTCATAAATACAATAACTCACTTCACTGTGATCGTCCAAATACCCAAGCGCTTCATCAAAGGGATGACCATACTCTAAAAGCTTCTCAAAGAGCTGTTTGTTACGAGCCGTATTTTCCTCAAGACTTAGTGGTTGATTGTTTGGATTCCATGCGGTGAGTATGGCAAAAGGCGCATTAAAAGGTTCATATGAGGGGAGGGTGTCAATAGTAAAATCGATCTCTTCAGTATTGTGAGAGATTTTAAAATGGGTGTTATCGTAAATTTCTTTCATGCAATCAGTATAGCATCAAGGCTTGAGCTTAGCTGAATGCTAAAATCAAGCCTTGATGTCGAGATTTTGACCCAGACCGGTCAGTTCGGCGGCTAGTGATACATTGGAATCTTTAGGAACAGCTACGCTATCAAGCAATTTCATAATCCCTTGATCTTGCGAATCGATCGCTTTTTCAAAGCGTACATCTGCGGTCCCATTCCACCTTGTGAATTGATTGGATCCATTGGTTAGCCTCCTTGTGGAGTTAGAACCTATATCGGCAGTTATTAGCAAAATTCCATTTTTACAGCAAATTATTATTTAGTTATGGCGTAACTATTGACAAGAATAGAAAGAAGTGCTACAATTTCCGCATAAATTAGTAAAGTCTTAACTAAAGAGGTGTAAGATGATAGCAACAAAACATATTGGCGAGAGAATGTCTCAACGTGGTATGACTAAGCGTATGATTGAACTTGTTATGGAGTTTGGTAAAGAGCAGGGAGACAAAGTTATTCTCAATCGCAAAGCCACGCAATCTATTCTTCATGAAATGGATCAGCTAAAAAAAGATCTTCTCAAAGTTATGGACAAAGGCGGCATAGTCGTTGTTATGGATAACGAAACATTGATCACCACATATAATGCATAGGGAATAATATGATAAACAAAATTTTAACTTTTATCGAATCGCACCCAAGCCAAATGAATTCAATGGATTCATTAACATTTCTCTATTTATTACATACTTGGAAAAAACTTTCTGATACGGCTGCAATACCAGAACATATTCGTATTGAAAAATATGCTGATGGAAAAGTAGAGTTTGGGCGAATGGGGATCTTATTTGTTGAATTGGCTAATCACAGTGAGGTGTTTCATACTCAGGTTGAAAAGCATTCGTGGCAATATCATTCAGATAGTAAAACGTTAAACGAATACATTCAATTTGTTCTTGATAATTTAGTATTTCCTAATGTGTCTGAGGCATTCAATGTTTTATCAGAGCGTCAGGGAAGTAAATTCGGTGAGTTTGCCCAACCGGAAGAACTTGTTGATTTACTGGTGAAAATAGCTGATCAGGATAATCCTGAAAGTGTCTATATACCATTCACATCAGGTACTTTACTTGCTGG
Encoded here:
- a CDS encoding DNA polymerase Y family protein, producing MIIHLDLDTFFCSCERVMNPSLIGKKIAVGGRGDPFIFDRKPSHAKKLVALNSGAFVPSLFHSEHDHSKYFKDGEKIRGIVTTASYEARQFGVKTGMTIYEALQKCPDITLLPPNHLLYHTMSHELMEYLHTLVPVMEQYSIDEIFGDLRGWIEDDETDAFIKQLQSDITMKFKLPVSIGASPAKWIAKLATGTAKPYGTKVVHKEDIKAFVNDIAIDEFPGVGRAFSKKMQKYGIRTIGQAWGSPHLFDSWGRQGRDLYARLTGEDHESVQASRSRKGIGISRSMDHPIKERNELFRRIHIMVRHWSHTIMKLGVNPTTFHFSLGYENWGSSKKQYTIYRLFNEKFIQEFAYDKFKELDLYPHIAVKYIGMSASKFIHHDPKTLDMLEYEDDTKMRKLTDALTKIRDKYGMDIVRGGGEL
- a CDS encoding DUF3293 domain-containing protein — its product is MKEIYDNTHFKISHNTEEIDFTIDTLPSYEPFNAPFAILTAWNPNNQPLSLEENTARNKQLFEKLLEYGHPFDEALGYLDDHSEVSYCIYEITFEEAIELAKAEEQYAIFYRSATHVGYYECETGVAITERALEK